The following proteins come from a genomic window of Malus sylvestris chromosome 4, drMalSylv7.2, whole genome shotgun sequence:
- the LOC126618653 gene encoding small ubiquitin-related modifier 2-like, which translates to MSKASDQENRINIKCQYNEDGQRTFFRMRRNAKLQKLVDVFCTKRDIDPKAVDFIFDGQRVNKKKTLEQHGIEDNDEIEVFLRVGGGAAMLES; encoded by the exons ATGTCCAAAGCTTCTGATCAAGAAAACAGGATCAATATCAAGTGCCAGTACAACGAG GATGGTCAAAGAACTTTCTTCAGGATGCGGCGTAATGCAAAGCTGCAAAAACTCGTCGATGTATTTTGTACCAAGCGTGACATCGATCCCAAAGCAGTAGATTTCATCTTTGATGGCCAGAGAgtgaacaaaaagaaaactctTGAGCAG CATGGAATCGAAGATAACGATGAGATTGAAGTCTTTTTGCGCGTCGGTGGAGGTGCAGCGATGTTGGAAAGTTAG